The stretch of DNA TTTATTTGGTTTTGACTAAAACCTAAGGTGCTAAATAAAAAGATAAATAAGTAAAGATTGATTGATGTTTTCATAATAATAGTTTTAAATTCATTGCTAAGAACATTCTTTTGTTCCTCTATTTATTCGTTTAATATGCCAACTGCTCTAGCAGTTTGTCAACTGCTCTAAAAGCCATTTTATTTAATTTACTTTTACAGTAATAAATTATTTAATGAAAAATTATATACACTTACTGCTAATTTTACTATTAGTATCCTGCAATAATCGTAATGATGCTAATAGGATGTATAAAGCTTCTGAAGCTATTTATCAAAAAGGAGATAGTCCTTCTTATAGTAAAAAAAACATCGACGATAACGGTTGGAGTGAAACTATAAAGGAAACAAAAGGAGATGAAATCTTCTGGTCCAGAAAAACTATTGAAATTACTAAAAAGCTGGATAAGTTTGAAACTACAGGAATATATATGCAAGTATTTGGTGCTTATGAGGTTTTTTGGGATGGTGTTTTAATTGGAACAAATGGTAAACCAGGTTTTGAATCCTCTACAGCAAAAACCGGTTCTTTCATACAGTCTTTTGTTATTCCAAGACATTTGTTAGATATTGGAAATCATTCTTTAGCATTAAGAACATCTATGTTTTATGAAAATGAAGAAGATAGAGATTACCATATTTGTATTGATAACTATAAAAGGATTATTAGAGAACCTTTATTAGGTACTATACTAATTAATATTCTTATTGGTATCTTTTTAATAGCATCCATTTATTACTTTTTACTCTATTTAAACGATATAAAAAAGTATGAACTATTATTGTTTAGTGTAGCTAGTTTATTGTTTTTTTTACTTGCTATTATGGAATATCTAAAGTTTTATATTCCTATTCATTATTCTAATTTTTATCTGCGATTACAAATTATTGGCGTTTTAATATTTTTAATCTCATTTCTAGTGCCTTATTATTTTGCAGTACAATTTAAGTTTAAATACTATAAGTCATTTATGCCTATATACGCTATATTATTGTTGATTGTCTTTGTGTATAATATTGGGCATTATGATTTTACAGCACTACTTTTAGGGCAAATGATGTGGGTTTCTTCAACAATTATTATTAGTTATGCTATTTATAAAAAACAAAAATCAGCGATAATTATATTAATTGGATTAATACTAAGCTTTATAGTTTATAAAAGTTCAGTTTACGACATAAGCTTATTCGTTAGTTTTGGTATAATCTTATTATGCATGTTTAATGTTCTCTCTGTTAAATTAAAAGAGCAACGACAGGCTTTTGAGTTTTCTATTGCAGAGTCTACACGTTTAAAATACGAATTGCTTAAAAAGAAAATCCAGCCACATTTTTTAATGAATACCTTAACGTCTTTAATAGATTGGGTAGAAGAAGCACCCAAAAAAGGAGTTAAATTTATTGAAGCCTTAGCTGAAGAATTTGATTTACTAAATCAAGTTGAAAATGAAACATTAATACCACTTTCTCAAGAAATTAAAATCTGTAAGAGTCATTTAAATATAATGAAATATAGAAAAGAGATAAACTACCTATGGCAAGATGAAGGTGTTTTGGATGATGAAACACAAACAATTCCGCCTGCAGTAATTCATACACTTTTAGAAAACGGAATAACACATTGTTTACCTAATAATGATAACGAAATGAGTTTTAAACTCATTGTAGAAAATGAAGCAGAAAAGCAAAAAATAACATTTTTAACTATTGCTAAAGTAAGACGTAATAAAACAGAAATTAAGGGCGGAACAGGTTTTAAATATGTAAAAGCTAGACTTACTGAGAGTTATGGAAACAAGTGGATATTAACATCACAAGCAACCAAAAATGGTTGGAAAAATGAAATCATAATAACTGCATAAACAATGCGCATATTAATTATTGAAGACGAAGCAAGAATAGCTAAACGCCTTGAGCGAATGGTAAAAGAATTCTTTTTAAACACATTAAAAGAAATAATCTGTGTACATTCTTTAAATGAAGGAATAGATTATATACAAAACAACCAATTAGATTTATTGTTGTTAGATTTAAATTTAAATGGAGAAAACGGATTTGATATTTTGCAACATACTGTTTCTGAGGCTTTCCATACAGTAGTTGTTTCAGCAAATAAGCATCAAGCACTAACTGCTTTTGAGTATGGCGTTTTAGATTTTGTTCCCAAACCTTTTAATAAAGAACGTTTAGCTCAAGCTTTTAATCGCATAATAAAAAAAGAAGATGTTACCAACGAGAATTTGCAGTTCTTGGCTGTAAAAAAGAGAGGAACCATTGAACTAATAAAAATTGAAGACGTTTTATATATAAAAGGAGCTGGAGTTTATACTGAAGTCTATTTGAGTAATGGCCAAAAAGAATTGCACGATAAATCTTTAGAGAAATTGACACAATTGCTACCACAAACTTTTTTGAGAATTCATAAATCGTACTTAATTAAAATGTCAAAAATAAAGGAAGTTATTATACAATCAGGAAGTAAATACTCTGTAGAACTCAACAATGGCGAAATTTTACCTGTTGGTAGAACGCGCTATAAAGAACTAAAAGCCCTATTTAATTAAATTTCTACTTTTCCAATTTTACTACAATTCTTTGATAATTAAAAGTAATAATTCCATACACATCGCCACTACGCTCAGGACAGGCTAGCTTCGGGCAAAGCATATTCCATTACATTTTTAAAGAAACATTTGAG from Flavivirga spongiicola encodes:
- a CDS encoding histidine kinase; this translates as MKNYIHLLLILLLVSCNNRNDANRMYKASEAIYQKGDSPSYSKKNIDDNGWSETIKETKGDEIFWSRKTIEITKKLDKFETTGIYMQVFGAYEVFWDGVLIGTNGKPGFESSTAKTGSFIQSFVIPRHLLDIGNHSLALRTSMFYENEEDRDYHICIDNYKRIIREPLLGTILINILIGIFLIASIYYFLLYLNDIKKYELLLFSVASLLFFLLAIMEYLKFYIPIHYSNFYLRLQIIGVLIFLISFLVPYYFAVQFKFKYYKSFMPIYAILLLIVFVYNIGHYDFTALLLGQMMWVSSTIIISYAIYKKQKSAIIILIGLILSFIVYKSSVYDISLFVSFGIILLCMFNVLSVKLKEQRQAFEFSIAESTRLKYELLKKKIQPHFLMNTLTSLIDWVEEAPKKGVKFIEALAEEFDLLNQVENETLIPLSQEIKICKSHLNIMKYRKEINYLWQDEGVLDDETQTIPPAVIHTLLENGITHCLPNNDNEMSFKLIVENEAEKQKITFLTIAKVRRNKTEIKGGTGFKYVKARLTESYGNKWILTSQATKNGWKNEIIITA
- a CDS encoding LytR/AlgR family response regulator transcription factor, producing MRILIIEDEARIAKRLERMVKEFFLNTLKEIICVHSLNEGIDYIQNNQLDLLLLDLNLNGENGFDILQHTVSEAFHTVVVSANKHQALTAFEYGVLDFVPKPFNKERLAQAFNRIIKKEDVTNENLQFLAVKKRGTIELIKIEDVLYIKGAGVYTEVYLSNGQKELHDKSLEKLTQLLPQTFLRIHKSYLIKMSKIKEVIIQSGSKYSVELNNGEILPVGRTRYKELKALFN